From one Dermacentor variabilis isolate Ectoservices chromosome 3, ASM5094787v1, whole genome shotgun sequence genomic stretch:
- the LOC142575045 gene encoding protein NYNRIN-like: MLDGAGPEGRADEPPSQDESVNHLDCVSSVGSVFGRKELLEAQREDPFCKKVFEGLREPGGAAAAHMDAAGIAVGARRSETAGNAVSALDSYLLDSDGVLLRYIPAEKDTHESFKAVIPRTLRGALLRYFHDTCIAGHASGPKTYLKLCRFATWPGMKRDVMRYARSCNVCQRVKPRGGRPPGLMQPINSRTPWQIAACDVMGPYPRSPSGNRFLLVVTDHFSKWVELFPLRKLTARVYPWES; the protein is encoded by the coding sequence ATGCTCGACGGCGCTGGTCCCGAAGGAAGGGCAGACGAACCCCCTTCGCAGGACGAAAGCGTGAACCACTTGGACTGCGTCAGTTCAGTGGGGAGCGTGTTCGGCAGAAAGGAGCTGTTAGAGGCACAGCGGGAGGATCCGTTTTGTAAGAAAGTGTTTGAGGGGCTCCGGGAGCCCGGCGGCGCGGCCGCGGCGCACATGGacgcagctggtattgctgtggGTGCGCGGCGCTCCGAAACAGCTGGTAATGCTGTGAGCGCGTTGGATTCCTACCTGCTAGACTCTGACGGCGTCCTGCTGAGATACATTCCCGCGGAGAAGGATACACACGAGTCCTTCAAAGCGGTGATTCCACGCACGCTGAGAGGAGCACTTTTACGCTACTTTCACGATACGTGCATCGCCGGGCATGCAAGTGGCCCTAAGACTTATCTGAAGTTGTGCCGCTTTGCTACCTGGCCTGGAATGAAGCGGGATGTGATGCGCTACGCCCGCTCTTGCAACGTGTGCCAACGCGTGAAGCCGCGTGGTGGACGCCCACCCGGGCTCATGCAGCCGATCAATAGCCGAACACCGTGGCAAATTGCGGCATGTGACGTCATGGGGCCTTACCCCAGATCACCGAGCGGGAACCGATTCCTTCTCGTAGTCACAGACCATTTCAGCAAGTGGGTGGAACTGTTCCCCCTACGGAAGCTGACGGCACGCGTATACCCATGGGAAAGCTGA